The Desulfobacterales bacterium genome segment TTGATGATTCTCGATACCACCACGACAATAGCCATGGGAGCGGAGGTCGCCCGACAGTTATCCGTCCCGCTCCTCTCCCTTGTCTGGGATGCGCCTGAATATTTTTTGGTGGGCAGAAAATGGGATCGTTTTACACGGAATAAATTGCTCGCCCGGTTCGGAGAAACACTGGGCCTGTCTGAGAAGGTGGCGGTGGTCTCGGAGACCATGCAAAAGGACTATAAGAAAAAGTATGGGGCCAGGACCGTCATTGTCCGCCATGGCCTGCGGATGGAAGACTCCATAGAGCAGGCGGCGCGTTTTTCAACCCCCACTGATTTTGTCATCGGCTTTGCCGGCGGCCTCTATGCGCTCAGTGCATGGGAAGCCTTGTTGCAGGCCCTGGCAGAATGTGACTGGCACATTGCCGGCCGGCAAGTCGTGCTCAAGGTCCTGGGGTGGAATTTTCATTTCCGCACTAAAAAGAAGATGAATATTCACTTCCTCGGCTGGCGATCACCAGAGGAGGCCGCTGCAATACTGGCCGGTTGCAATGTGAATTATCTCCCCCATCCTTTTGAGCCGGAATTGTACCACCTGGCCCACTATTCGTTCCCAACCAAGATGAGCACCTACCTGGCGGCCGGCCGGCCGGTATTTGTTCATGCCCCACCCCAGTCCTCCTTGACCCCCTTCTGTACCCGGAATCAGGTCGGTATGTTATGTGAATCACTTGATCCGGCAGAAATCATTGCGGGATTGAAGAAATTAGCTTCCGATCAAGACTATTATTCCGAGTCGGCCCGGCAGGTGTTTGCTTTAACCAGAACCGAGTTTAATAAAGAACACTTCCTGCGCTCTTTTGCCGAGTTTATCGGTATTGCATCGTAACGGGATTACTGTGACCACGACTTGCCCACCGAAGAGAGCCCTTATTCTTTATTCGGCAGCCTCCGGCGCCTGCGGGATAGGCACATGGGTTGATATGTTGAATGCGGCCCTGCGTAAACATGGTTGGGACGTCCGGGTCGGACTTGCCTGGGGAAGAAAATATCACGACCCACGAAAGGTAGAGGCCATGCGGCCGGACCTGAAAACAGTCTGGCTTGATGGCAGGACCGGCACTGAAGAGGGCCGAATCCGCGCCATTGAAAAGGCAATAAAAACAATTCGGCCGGATGTTGTTATTCTGACCTGCCTCCATGATGCCTTTGAGGCGGTGCGACGACTGCGGTATCGCGGGGAGAAATTTCGCCTGCTGGCCACCAACCATGGCAACCTGCCGACCCAGGCGGCTGCGCTGTTGGAGCACCGGGATAGTATCGATATGGTGGTGTGCGTGAGCCGACTCAGCTACGAGGTGATGGCCAAGGCGCCGTCCGGGTTTGAGCCGGAAAGGATTCTCCATGTCGCCAATGCGGTGCCCCTTTCCTCTTCCGGACTTAAGCGGAAGAAAAGAATCCCGCATCGGGTCGGCTATGCCGGTCGCCTGAGTGATGACAAAAGAGCCCGTGACCTTGTCCCCTTTTTTGCGGAGATGCGGAAGAATTGTCCGGCTGCCGAGCTCTGGATCGCCGGGGCTGGCGAGGCGGAAGAAGAGATACGGGCCTTGGCCGAATCCTACCCCGGCAAGGTGCGGTTCCTTGGGCAGTTGTCACCAAGGCAGATGAATACTGATTTTTATCCGCAAGTGGATGTGCTGGTCCATTTTTCGCCCTCCGAGGCGTGGGGGTATACCCTGGCCGAGGCGATGTCCCACCGGGTGGTGGTGGTGGCATCCGATTTCCGGGGGGTATATGCCGACCGGCTCCTTGAAAACGGAGTTAACAGCCGGATTTTTCCGGTGGGCGATACTGCCCGAGCGGCCCAACTGGTTTGTCGTCTTTTGGCCCAGCCGGAAGAGTATGACCGTCTTGCCGACCAGGCCAAAAGGCATATTGAACGGTTTTTTTCCCTGGACACCTTTGCCGACTCCTGGAGCAAGGCGCTTGCCAGGTGTATGGAACTGCCGCCCCTCGCCCGGCCGTCCCGTCCGGCCTCTCTCAATCGAAAGGGCCGACGGGGCATGCCCGAGTCTTTCTGGGAAGGGATGCGCCGTCTTTTGGGGCGCAGGGTCCCCCATGCCAGCCCGGGCGAGGAGTGGCCCCACTATCAATGTCATGACCAGGAGTTGATGAAACGTATGGAAGAATCACTGCACCGGGCAATGAACATAAAATGAGCACGGGTTGTGAATAAGCCGCAACGGATTTTAGTTATCACTCCGTCCGCCTATATCCTGAGCGGGCTGGCCACCTGGCTCGATTATCTGGAGCCGGGATTGCGCAGCCAGGGATGGGAGGTCGTTGTCGGCCTGGTGGCGGGACCCCGCTTTCATCTCCCGGAGAGATATCTTGCCGAACATCCCCACCAGGAGTGGCTCCCGGTCTACTGCGGGACCGGCACTGCCGAGGGGCGGGTACAGGCGGTCTGCAAAGCCATAAAAAAAGTTCGGCCCGCGCTTGTTGTCAGCGTCAATATTCCAGATGCAATACTAGGTGTTGCCAGGCTGCGGCGGGCAGGGTGGAAAGAACTGAGGGTTGCCATGGCGGTCCATGGTATCCAGCCGGACCTCTATCGGGACATGTCCGCCCATCGGGACCTCCTCGACGGGGTTATCTGCACCAACCGGCTCGCCTGCGAGCTTGCTGCGGTTGTGGGAGAAATGGAACGGAGCAGGATATATTATGCCCCATGCGGGGTGGACCTTCCCCGGCCCGGGAAGGGGAACCCGACCCGGAACCCGGACAAGGCTATGCGCATCGCCTGGGTTGGCAGATTGGAACAGGAACAGAAGCGGATCCATGACCTGGAGGGGATCGTCAAGTCCCTGGCCTCCCGGGATGTTTCCTTTACCCTGCTAATTGCCGGCACCGGTCCGGAAGAGACCTCTCTTGCAGAACAACTGACAGATGCTGTTGCCCGGGAGCAGGTAATATTTCTAGGATACCTCTCCCCTTATGAACTGCGAACCCGGGTTTTTGAGGAGGCCGATGTTCTGCTGGTGACCTCATCCTGGGAGACCGGTCCCCTGGTGATATGGGAGGTCATGGCCCATGGAATTGCCGTGGTCAGTTCCGCCTATGTCGGTTCGGGGCGTGAACGTGCCTTGAAGGATAAGAACAATGTTTTGCTTTTTGATGTCGGCGATACCAGGGGTGCAACGGACTGCCTGGAGAAGCTATCGAGAGATCCGGATCTACGGCAGGCCCTGGCCGGCCAGGGAGAGAAACTGATTCGGGAACGGTATACGATTGGGACATCGGTGCGGAATTGGCGCCGGGCCTTTGCCAGGATAGCGGAACATCCCCCTTTGGGCAGCCATGCCCTGGAACCGGCTCAGCCGCCGGCCGGCCGGTTGGACCGCCTTTTAGGGAGGCGGGGGGCAGAGGGTCTTCGAGCCCTGTTGCGAACCAGGGCCGGGGTCAGCGATCCAAGTGGAGAGTGGCCCCATACCCATTCCGGCTCGGCACCCGATGATGAGGGCTTTTGGGTCGTGGCAAAGCAACTGGATCGCCGGGGCTGAACGGGTTCGGGGGAGAAGAATAAAAACGGGCAACGGATTATGGGACTTTCTTCTTTGAAAAACATCTTCCGGGCTATCGCCCTGCTCCGTTATCCGGAGCTGCTTGCCTATCTGGGGGAGCGGCGCTTTGAGATGCTGGAACTGAAACGGATCCGCCATCATTTTCCCACCGCGGTCCTGTCCGATCATCTTGAACTTTGCGCCTATCAAAGGGAACTCCTCATCTTGGGAGAGAAGGTATCGATTGGCCGGGGCACAACGTTGTCCTTCGGCGATGACAGCAACGGATACGGACGAATTACCATTGGCCGGGGGACATGGATCGGCCAGTATAACAATATACGTGCCTGTGAGGACGGGCCGGTAACCATAGGCGCTCATTGTCTCATCTCGCAGTTCTGCTCCCTGGTGGGCTCCGACCATGCCATGGAAAAAGAGCGGCTGATCATCGAGCAGGGAGCGGATCGGAGCCGACTCGGGGTGACCCTTGCCGATGACGTCTGGCTCGGCGCTGGGGTGACAGTGATGCCCGGGGTGACCCTTGGCACCGGGGCGGTGGCGGGTGCCAATTCCGTAGTGCTGGAGTCGGTTCCGGCCTATGAGATATGGGCCGGAAGCCCGGCAAGAAAGATTGGCGAGCGAAAATAGATGTTCTTGCAGGTAAGCGAATGAAAAGAGACTCCGAAAAGCTCAAAGGTTTCAAATGCCATCGAGCAACTTCAACAAATTGGTAAGACGATACACGTCGGTCGTCTGACGACACGATTTCAGACGACTGGCACGTGTCTTTTTTTCCGAAACCGACAACATAATTTGTTACACACTGGAATGGAAGAGATTCAACCGGTTTTCATTATTGGGTGCCCTCGGTCCGGCACCACTGTTTTTCAACGATTCCTGGCGGCCCATAACCGGTTTGCCTGGGTGTCGGATAAGTTGAACCAGCAGCCGGACCGGCTTGAGATCGCCAAGGAAAATAGGCTCTATGATCTTCCCTTGATCGGCATCCGAAACTATATCAAAAGACGGCCGAACACACCCCACCCGGTGGAGCCGTGGAATTTCTGGAACCATTACCTGAAAAATTTTCAATGGCAGCGACATGGCCCGGTTCCTCCCAGAAGGAGGACCAGGGAAGATATCTTTCCGGAGGAGATTGAAAGGCTGAGGTCGGCCGTAAATCGCATCTGCGTCTCTCTCAACAAGGGGCATTTTCTGTCAAAGTATACTGATTTCCCTCGTATCGTCTATCTGCGCCAGGTTTTTCCCAACGCCAAATTTATCCACCTGGTACGGGATGGCCGGGCTGTTGCCTTTTCCTATTACAACCGGGTCCGGAAGGGTGATTTCGCCACCTGGGAAGAGCGCGACTGGTGGATAAAGGGATGGCCGGAAGAGTGGCGCAATGATTTTCTCAACAAACGAAACAACCCTCTCGGGCTTGTCACCTACCAGTGGAAGTTCTTTTTGGACGAGATCTGGGCCGATGCCGAGACGCTTCCAGGGAAGGACTACCTTGAGATAAGCTATGAGGACTTTATTGCCCGGCCCCAACAGGTAATCGGC includes the following:
- a CDS encoding glycosyltransferase family 4 protein; this translates as MNKPQRILVITPSAYILSGLATWLDYLEPGLRSQGWEVVVGLVAGPRFHLPERYLAEHPHQEWLPVYCGTGTAEGRVQAVCKAIKKVRPALVVSVNIPDAILGVARLRRAGWKELRVAMAVHGIQPDLYRDMSAHRDLLDGVICTNRLACELAAVVGEMERSRIYYAPCGVDLPRPGKGNPTRNPDKAMRIAWVGRLEQEQKRIHDLEGIVKSLASRDVSFTLLIAGTGPEETSLAEQLTDAVAREQVIFLGYLSPYELRTRVFEEADVLLVTSSWETGPLVIWEVMAHGIAVVSSAYVGSGRERALKDKNNVLLFDVGDTRGATDCLEKLSRDPDLRQALAGQGEKLIRERYTIGTSVRNWRRAFARIAEHPPLGSHALEPAQPPAGRLDRLLGRRGAEGLRALLRTRAGVSDPSGEWPHTHSGSAPDDEGFWVVAKQLDRRG
- a CDS encoding glycosyltransferase family 4 protein: MLNAALRKHGWDVRVGLAWGRKYHDPRKVEAMRPDLKTVWLDGRTGTEEGRIRAIEKAIKTIRPDVVILTCLHDAFEAVRRLRYRGEKFRLLATNHGNLPTQAAALLEHRDSIDMVVCVSRLSYEVMAKAPSGFEPERILHVANAVPLSSSGLKRKKRIPHRVGYAGRLSDDKRARDLVPFFAEMRKNCPAAELWIAGAGEAEEEIRALAESYPGKVRFLGQLSPRQMNTDFYPQVDVLVHFSPSEAWGYTLAEAMSHRVVVVASDFRGVYADRLLENGVNSRIFPVGDTARAAQLVCRLLAQPEEYDRLADQAKRHIERFFSLDTFADSWSKALARCMELPPLARPSRPASLNRKGRRGMPESFWEGMRRLLGRRVPHASPGEEWPHYQCHDQELMKRMEESLHRAMNIK
- a CDS encoding glycosyltransferase, which produces MAFGREHRIDKVLMILDTTTTIAMGAEVARQLSVPLLSLVWDAPEYFLVGRKWDRFTRNKLLARFGETLGLSEKVAVVSETMQKDYKKKYGARTVIVRHGLRMEDSIEQAARFSTPTDFVIGFAGGLYALSAWEALLQALAECDWHIAGRQVVLKVLGWNFHFRTKKKMNIHFLGWRSPEEAAAILAGCNVNYLPHPFEPELYHLAHYSFPTKMSTYLAAGRPVFVHAPPQSSLTPFCTRNQVGMLCESLDPAEIIAGLKKLASDQDYYSESARQVFALTRTEFNKEHFLRSFAEFIGIAS
- a CDS encoding acyltransferase translates to MGLSSLKNIFRAIALLRYPELLAYLGERRFEMLELKRIRHHFPTAVLSDHLELCAYQRELLILGEKVSIGRGTTLSFGDDSNGYGRITIGRGTWIGQYNNIRACEDGPVTIGAHCLISQFCSLVGSDHAMEKERLIIEQGADRSRLGVTLADDVWLGAGVTVMPGVTLGTGAVAGANSVVLESVPAYEIWAGSPARKIGERK
- a CDS encoding sulfotransferase, translated to MEEIQPVFIIGCPRSGTTVFQRFLAAHNRFAWVSDKLNQQPDRLEIAKENRLYDLPLIGIRNYIKRRPNTPHPVEPWNFWNHYLKNFQWQRHGPVPPRRRTREDIFPEEIERLRSAVNRICVSLNKGHFLSKYTDFPRIVYLRQVFPNAKFIHLVRDGRAVAFSYYNRVRKGDFATWEERDWWIKGWPEEWRNDFLNKRNNPLGLVTYQWKFFLDEIWADAETLPGKDYLEISYEDFIARPQQVIGRVLDFSGLRFTARMKWFVEHYPLADMNRKWREKLAPQQIQMIHEIITEKRFANLLVGEQGMVRW